Proteins encoded within one genomic window of Desulfobacterales bacterium:
- a CDS encoding TRAP transporter substrate-binding protein, whose translation MRKCFKIFVVILAVTSILITGGFISAQAKEIVLKLAHPNVPQHPMGEGYELFKTELEKRSGGIFRVDIYDSSKYGNFDAVVQGLQMGVLQMGSDAPNNLSVFNPQLMFLDMPFVIPSYEASDVITDGPIGKRLASSLEKNGILGLGYIEIGFRQIFANRPIRTLEDAKGLKIRATHSKAHIAILKSLGMNPTPVAWGEVYTALQQKTVDGIDIDLNLAWFNKFPEITKYVTLTRSFYSPHLVMISKMFWQKLTPQEQAWVSESFASMQKFEREKIRSNEAIIIEKIKASGGEIIELSPAERERWIKATAGVAPSFATAVPPELIEEMKASIKAKLK comes from the coding sequence ATGAGAAAGTGTTTCAAAATTTTCGTAGTTATTTTGGCAGTTACATCAATTTTAATAACGGGCGGATTTATTTCAGCCCAGGCAAAGGAAATAGTTCTTAAACTCGCCCATCCCAATGTTCCGCAACATCCCATGGGAGAGGGCTATGAACTTTTTAAAACTGAACTTGAAAAGCGCTCCGGTGGCATTTTTCGTGTAGATATATATGACAGCTCAAAATATGGCAACTTTGATGCGGTCGTACAAGGCCTCCAAATGGGCGTGTTGCAGATGGGGTCGGATGCCCCAAACAATTTATCTGTATTCAATCCTCAGCTGATGTTCCTGGATATGCCGTTTGTTATTCCTAGTTATGAGGCTTCAGATGTTATTACAGACGGTCCGATTGGAAAGAGATTGGCTAGCTCGCTTGAAAAAAATGGTATTCTGGGCCTGGGGTACATCGAAATTGGTTTTCGGCAAATATTTGCCAACCGTCCGATTCGGACCCTTGAAGACGCTAAAGGTTTGAAAATCCGCGCAACCCATTCCAAGGCACACATCGCAATCCTTAAATCCCTTGGGATGAATCCCACCCCGGTTGCCTGGGGGGAGGTCTACACCGCCCTTCAGCAAAAAACAGTTGACGGAATAGATATAGATTTAAATTTGGCATGGTTCAACAAATTTCCTGAAATAACAAAGTATGTTACTTTAACCCGGAGTTTTTATAGCCCGCACCTGGTGATGATATCAAAGATGTTTTGGCAAAAACTGACCCCGCAGGAACAGGCTTGGGTCAGTGAGTCCTTTGCAAGTATGCAGAAATTCGAGCGTGAAAAAATTCGCAGCAATGAGGCAATTATTATCGAGAAGATAAAAGCTTCCGGAGGCGAGATCATTGAGCTTTCACCAGCAGAACGTGAGCGATGGATCAAAGCTACCGCTGGCGTGGCTCCCTCTTTTGCCACAGCTGTGCCGCCTGAACTTATTGAAGAAATGAAGGCATCCATCAAGGCAAAATTAAAATAA
- a CDS encoding amino acid racemase yields the protein MREKIIGIIGGMGPEATIDLMTRVIRATPALDDMDHIRLVVDNNPKVPSRIKALIEKTGESPLTCLQEMARKMADWGVDVLAMPCNTAHYYHPGIQDAVRIPVLDMIGLSVAAIIAGHPGLKTVGLLASTAVIDLQLYEKRFADKGVALIMPANGLQEGIMSTIRKIKTGRYGKEEGDALQSASADLVNKGAEVLLVACTELSIITGEIDVPVPCYDSAQVLAEAIVHAARETG from the coding sequence ATGAGAGAAAAAATTATCGGCATCATCGGCGGTATGGGGCCGGAAGCCACCATCGATCTGATGACCCGGGTCATCAGGGCAACGCCGGCGTTGGACGATATGGATCATATTCGTCTGGTGGTGGACAATAATCCCAAAGTGCCCTCAAGGATCAAAGCGCTGATTGAAAAAACCGGCGAAAGCCCTCTGACTTGCCTACAGGAAATGGCCCGTAAGATGGCCGATTGGGGTGTCGATGTTCTGGCCATGCCCTGTAATACGGCGCACTACTACCATCCAGGCATTCAAGATGCCGTTCGCATTCCGGTGCTCGATATGATCGGGTTGAGCGTTGCGGCGATCATCGCCGGCCATCCTGGTTTGAAAACCGTGGGCTTGCTCGCCTCTACCGCTGTTATCGACCTGCAACTCTACGAAAAACGATTTGCCGACAAGGGGGTCGCGCTGATCATGCCCGCCAATGGTCTTCAGGAAGGGATCATGAGCACCATTCGCAAGATTAAGACCGGTCGATACGGGAAGGAAGAGGGTGACGCCCTGCAGTCTGCCTCCGCCGACCTGGTGAATAAGGGTGCCGAAGTTCTGTTGGTGGCCTGCACCGAGTTGTCCATAATCACCGGCGAAATTGATGTCCCGGTCCCATGTTACGATTCCGCCCAGGTTCTAGCGGAGGCCATTGTCCATGCTGCCAGAGAAACGGGTTGA
- a CDS encoding D-cysteine desulfhydrase encodes MNLAQFPRRRYTEGQTPMEYLPRFSAAVGGPNIYIKRDDLLGLTSGGNKTRKLEFLVADALAQGADTLITCGAVQSNHCRLTLAAAVKEGLKCRLVLEERVPGSYNPKASGNNFLFNLLGVEKIKVVPAGSNMLEAMGRVAEALAAEGRKGYIIPGGGSNPIGATGYVACAQEIQAQLFEKNIRIDRIVTASGSAGTHAGLLVGVCGCNMNIPVVGIGVSRDPKDQDPLVYDLALKTAERVGVKQEIPREAVVTFGDYWRPKYSVPNKKMVEAVNLMAQIEGILLDPVYTGKAMAGLIDLSRSGYFKKGENILFVHTGGSPGLYAYIQPLLGLEEVAD; translated from the coding sequence ATGAATTTAGCTCAATTCCCGCGTCGTCGCTACACCGAAGGACAAACGCCCATGGAGTACTTGCCCCGGTTCAGTGCCGCCGTGGGCGGACCCAATATTTATATCAAAAGGGATGATCTGCTGGGCCTGACATCCGGCGGAAACAAGACCCGCAAGCTTGAATTCCTTGTTGCGGACGCACTGGCCCAGGGTGCGGACACCCTGATCACCTGCGGCGCCGTGCAGTCCAACCACTGCCGGCTGACCCTTGCGGCAGCCGTAAAGGAGGGCTTGAAATGCCGGCTGGTACTTGAAGAACGGGTTCCGGGTAGTTACAACCCTAAAGCATCCGGTAACAACTTTTTGTTCAACCTTCTGGGGGTGGAAAAAATCAAGGTGGTTCCCGCAGGCTCCAACATGTTGGAGGCCATGGGCCGGGTTGCCGAGGCGCTGGCCGCCGAAGGCCGCAAGGGATACATCATTCCCGGCGGCGGCTCCAATCCCATTGGTGCAACGGGGTATGTGGCCTGCGCCCAGGAAATCCAGGCCCAGCTTTTTGAAAAAAATATCCGTATTGACCGAATTGTTACAGCTTCGGGCAGTGCCGGCACCCATGCCGGACTGCTCGTTGGTGTTTGCGGCTGCAACATGAACATCCCTGTCGTGGGCATCGGTGTGAGCCGTGATCCCAAGGACCAGGACCCGCTGGTCTATGACCTGGCCTTGAAAACGGCTGAGCGGGTGGGGGTCAAGCAGGAGATCCCCCGGGAGGCGGTGGTGACATTCGGCGACTACTGGCGCCCCAAGTACTCGGTTCCCAACAAGAAGATGGTCGAAGCGGTGAACCTGATGGCCCAAATCGAAGGCATCCTGCTGGACCCGGTTTACACGGGAAAAGCCATGGCCGGCCTGATCGATTTGAGCCGAAGCGGCTATTTCAAAAAAGGCGAAAATATCCTTTTTGTGCATACGGGCGGTTCGCCGGGACTGTATGCTTATATTCAACCTCTACTCGGACTGGAAGAAGTCGCGGACTGA
- a CDS encoding TRAP transporter small permease, giving the protein MKIFVNWLNKFEEATSSVALSLMAIIIILQVFQRYVVQHSLDWPEELARYLFIYSVYVGASYAALGRRHLEVTIVRTIFGKKIGKLFTILAYSITVVFCGLMFVWGIKMVLFVIESNQLAPALQFPMYIAYICIPLGFLLMGIRTLWVIWKLLSEELNS; this is encoded by the coding sequence ATGAAAATTTTTGTAAATTGGCTAAATAAGTTTGAAGAAGCCACCTCTTCAGTTGCCCTTTCCCTGATGGCCATCATCATTATTTTACAAGTATTTCAGCGATACGTGGTGCAGCACTCTCTAGATTGGCCGGAAGAGCTGGCGAGATATCTATTTATCTATTCAGTGTATGTCGGCGCCAGCTATGCAGCTTTAGGGCGTCGTCACCTTGAAGTAACAATTGTTCGCACGATTTTTGGCAAAAAAATAGGCAAGCTTTTTACGATCTTAGCATATAGTATCACCGTCGTATTCTGTGGTCTGATGTTTGTCTGGGGCATTAAAATGGTTCTTTTTGTGATTGAATCTAATCAACTGGCCCCTGCCTTGCAATTCCCAATGTATATCGCCTATATATGTATCCCATTAGGTTTTTTGTTAATGGGTATTCGCACACTTTGGGTTATTTGGAAGCTACTTTCTGAAGAATTAAACAGCTGA
- a CDS encoding RidA family protein: MSVNDSLRSISTPKAPAAIGPYSQGVVAGNLLFISGQLPLDPKTGEFVQGGIEEYTHQCLKNLKAIAEAAGSSLERAVKVTVFLTNMEDFACVNQVYTQYFSDNLPARSAFQVAALPKNAAIEIEAIINI; this comes from the coding sequence ATGTCAGTCAACGATTCGCTGCGTTCTATCTCAACCCCAAAAGCCCCTGCCGCCATCGGACCCTATTCCCAGGGAGTCGTCGCCGGCAACCTGCTTTTTATATCCGGCCAGCTGCCGCTGGACCCAAAAACTGGAGAATTCGTCCAAGGCGGCATCGAAGAATATACACACCAGTGCCTGAAAAATTTAAAAGCAATCGCCGAGGCGGCCGGCAGCAGTCTTGAGCGGGCCGTCAAGGTCACCGTCTTTTTAACAAACATGGAAGATTTTGCCTGTGTCAACCAGGTATATACCCAATATTTCTCTGATAACCTGCCGGCCAGGTCGGCTTTTCAGGTGGCCGCCTTGCCTAAAAACGCAGCTATCGAGATCGAAGCCATCATCAACATATAG
- a CDS encoding TRAP transporter large permease: MDFPVLLIVISLPIMLILSVPIGVAIGLSVAIAVIAADLPVQFLMQKMFFSLDAFPLLAVPFFIMAGEIMQKGSMAESLLKVSRCLIGHVTGGLAHVSVLTCMFYGALSGSGPATVAAVGGVMIPSMEKEGFSKSFSTATNVSAGCLGVMIPPSVPLIIYGTTANVSVGDLFIAGIVPGIFIGIVLMITCYFLSRIYGFKTKSDKATFKETLRAFSEAKYALFVPIIVLGGIYGGITTPTEAGAIAVTYALIVEGLVLKKLTVQKLWLILRGTTVTNATIFLVVATASALGQILLIYNVPDLLVKALSGVAENRALLLFVIILMLLVLGTFMDALANILILTPLLQPLVVGAGIDMTHFGIIMIATVSLGFLTPPVGVNLFVGCGISGISIESLSYAVLPFLLTMTIAILILAYVPSIVLCLL, translated from the coding sequence ATGGATTTTCCTGTTTTGCTTATCGTTATTTCCCTTCCGATCATGCTTATTCTAAGCGTCCCAATCGGTGTTGCAATTGGTTTAAGCGTAGCTATTGCAGTTATAGCAGCTGATCTTCCTGTTCAATTTTTGATGCAAAAAATGTTTTTTTCGCTGGATGCTTTCCCCTTGCTCGCCGTACCTTTTTTTATTATGGCGGGCGAGATCATGCAAAAAGGAAGCATGGCGGAATCTTTGCTTAAAGTCTCTCGTTGTCTAATCGGTCATGTCACTGGGGGATTGGCTCATGTTTCTGTGCTCACCTGTATGTTCTACGGTGCGCTTAGCGGCTCAGGGCCGGCAACTGTTGCTGCGGTGGGCGGGGTAATGATTCCTTCTATGGAAAAAGAGGGATTTTCCAAATCGTTTTCAACAGCCACCAATGTTTCCGCAGGGTGTCTTGGGGTTATGATTCCTCCCAGCGTTCCACTTATAATCTATGGCACCACAGCCAACGTTTCTGTGGGCGATTTATTTATTGCCGGTATTGTACCGGGGATATTCATCGGAATAGTGTTAATGATTACCTGCTATTTTCTTTCAAGAATCTATGGGTTTAAAACTAAAAGCGATAAGGCCACCTTTAAAGAAACATTGAGGGCATTTTCGGAGGCGAAGTATGCTCTTTTCGTACCCATTATTGTTCTTGGGGGTATATATGGAGGAATTACCACCCCGACAGAAGCAGGCGCCATCGCGGTTACCTACGCTCTTATCGTAGAAGGCTTGGTTTTAAAAAAGCTGACCGTTCAAAAACTTTGGTTAATCTTGCGCGGCACCACAGTGACAAACGCCACCATTTTTTTGGTGGTTGCAACGGCTTCAGCGCTGGGGCAAATTCTGCTTATTTATAACGTTCCGGACCTTCTCGTAAAGGCCCTTTCAGGAGTGGCAGAAAATAGAGCCCTGTTACTATTTGTGATTATTCTGATGCTGTTGGTGTTGGGTACATTTATGGATGCTTTGGCCAATATCCTTATTCTTACCCCCCTCTTGCAGCCATTGGTAGTCGGCGCCGGCATCGACATGACACATTTCGGAATAATAATGATAGCCACCGTTTCCCTGGGATTTTTAACACCCCCTGTAGGGGTAAACCTTTTTGTAGGTTGCGGTATCAGCGGCATAAGTATCGAAAGCCTCAGTTATGCTGTCCTGCCTTTTCTATTAACCATGACGATAGCAATACTTATATTAGCCTATGTGCCATCAATTGTACTTTGTCTATTATAA